Part of the Natrinema salinisoli genome is shown below.
CCGAGCGCCGCGGCGGCCGTGGCGATATAGCCGCGTCGCGTGATCCGATCACGTGCCCCGGTGACCGAATTGTCATGGTTTTCTCTTTGCGACATCCACTCCCACGTTACGGGCTAACTAGAATCGTTTTACTCCCGATAGCGACCGATAGCTATCATTCTTTAAGTCGGGGAGAGAATACAGAGGGCGGTTCGCGATCGGGGGCGGATTCAGACCGGTCTCATTCGCGGGGGCCGTAAATGAGTTCGAGCAACGTTCGCTCGGCGGTCCGGAGTCGCTCGTTGATCGTCGACTGGGTAATACCGAGTTCGTCCGCGAGGTCCGTCTCCGACGTTTCCCGGGGAACGTCGAAGTAGCCGTGATTGTACGCCGTCTCGAGAACTTCGAGCTGGTCGCTGGTGAGTTTCGAGACGAGCACCTCCGTTAATCGTCCGCTATCTAGCGGCTCGCCGGGCTCCTCGTTCTGGGTGACAGACAGCAGTTCGAACTCGCCGAGGGTCTCCTGCACCTCGTCGGCCATCGATCGGAACTGATCCCAGTCCCGCGTGGTCGCCACGATTTCGAAGACGTCGTTCTGGAGGACGATTCGGTTCGGAATCGCTTCCTGGCGGAGAATCAGACTCAGGATGAACGGGTACGACTCGTTCGCCAAAATCGTGAGTCGACGGATCTCGAGCTCCTCCGAGGCGGTCGGGATCTTGCTACTGTAAAACAGCGAGACACCTGAGATCTCTTCGAGGACCGTTTCGGGATCGAATTCGGTGTTCGACGCGACGGTCAGCGATTCGATCCACGTGCCGTCTTCGACGTAGAACGCATTGTCGAGTTCGATACTCCGGACGTCGTCTAACGTCTCCTGGAGTTTCGCCATCACGCCCGTCGGCACAGTCGTAAACTCGACGCGTAGAATAGGGAAATCCTCCGTACAGAGAAGAGTCCGATCCGATCATATATAGCTCACGCTTACCCGAGTCAAACCACAAGCGGCCAGTAGACGAGCCACGAAACAGTGGCGACGGCGACGGATAGTGCCATCGTCACGAGACCGAACGAGGCGACGTCGCGATGCGACAGCGGCCCTCGGTCCATCGACACCAGTACCGCCGTCGTATTGAAGGGAAGAACCGTCGTCGAGCCGACGACGAGCAACACGGTGAGCGCGAGGAATAGTTGATTGATTCCGAAGACGCTCGCGAACTCGAGGACGATGGGGAGTACGACCACGATCGCTGCCGAGGCGGTCGAGAACAAGATTCGAATACCGATCGCGATGAGTATCAGTACCGCGACGATCTGCCACTGAGCGAGCGCTGCGAACGGGACCCATCCCGTGAGGCCGTCGACCACCGCCGTAATCGCGCCCGTCGCTTCCATCGCGTCCAGAATCGATAACATTGCACCGATAAGGAAGACGATCCCCCAGCTCACCTCCGAGATGTCCTCGGCTGTGATGACCCCCACGGATGGAATCGAGAGTACGACAACCGCGGCGACGGCCGGCAACACGGTCGGGAACCCGACGAACGAGCCGACGATCCAGCTCACGATAGCCCCGAGAAGAACCGTTCCGACGAGGCGTTGGTCCCGAGTCAATCGTGCCGTTCCGTCCCCGTCCGTTTCCAGTCGCGCGGTATCGTCCGTCTGTATCGTCACGTCTTCGTCGACCAACGCGAACAGGCCAGCGCAGAGCACCGCCAGCGTATAGAGGAGAATCGTCGGCGGAAGCATCAGTACGGCCCAGTCGACCCACGTTATCGGCCGCACCGAAGTCGCGACGATTTCGGAGGTGACCAGCGCCATTCCCCCGCCGGTCATCAACGCCATCGACGCGATCGGGTTGACGTGACCGAGAACGAGAAACGCCGCGCTCTCGAACCCGCCGTCGGTGTCAGATCCGAGCCCGCCGGCGAGCCGCTTCACGATGGGGATGAACGTTACCGCGCGGGCCATCGCGGAGGGCATCACGAACGCCAGTGCGAGGACACTCCCGGCGACGGAGTGTAACGCACGGCGCGGCGTACTATTCGCAGACAGTAATCGTCTCGCTAGCTGGCGGTCAAGACCGACACTCGTCGTGGCGTCGCCCAACAACAGCAACAGGAGCAGAAAGAACACGAGCGTCGACGTGAACCCTGTCGTCGCCGCACCGAACGAATCGATGGCTCCCAGTGCGAACAACAACGTGACGCTGAGAATACTCGAGACGACGTACGGCACAGGTCGGGTCAACCACAGCACGAGCGCAGAGAGGAACACCGCCAGCGTCCGTTGTCCCTCGAGAGTCAGGGCCGCCGGTGGGGAACTCGTCACACCGAGCGCGAGTACGATAGCGGCAGTGAGCAATCCCAAAGATTGCCACGAGAACAGCTCCGTCTTCGACATGCCCCGCACGTCGAACCGATCTCCCATTACGGTCACCGTCGCTGCTCTGTCTGAAGAATCTGGTGACACTGCTGCCGAAATCACTGAGCAGTTTCAGAGCCGTTGTTTTCCGCTCGAGGAGGACCTCGAAGCCTCGAGATAGGCGATACGGTGTCGGCATATTCTATCTGACCCCATGTGTCGAGTGAAATAGATCATCCATCAGGGTGCTCGGCTAATCGGGTTGAACACGCGCCACATTTTCCGTGGACGCAATAGCGTGGTCGGTGGCTGTTCCATCGTCAGCACCCGAAAGAACGCGCTGGACAGCGTGCTATCGGTGTGAGCTTTGTGAATCAACCGAGTGAGATACCAGCTGATGAGGTCAGTGCCGAACGGTTTGGGCCCGGTCGTTTGTGGAAACGCGAAGTCACTGCCTGCCGCCAACAACCACGCCATGTCGATGACCTCTTCGGCCCGATCGAAAAACCGAGGCGGGAGATCCTCAAGACCGTCCCTAGCCAAGGCCTGATGAAGCTCGAGTGCCTCGAGAGCCGCCACAGACATACCCTGCCCGTAGATCGGGTTGAAGCTCGCAATCGCGTCACCGATAACGACCAATCCATCAGGGAATCGGTCGAGGTCCCCATAGCGGTACCTTCTATTGGTCGGGAACGGGTAATACTCGATGTCCGTAGAGACCTGTCGATGGTCGTCGAGGAGGTGCCTCACCTCAGGAGTGAGAAGGTTTGCTGCGAACTCCACCAATCCCTCAGAGTCCGTCGGGGGATGGTCACCGTGTACGCCATGTACGCTCACCACCCAGCGGTTTCCTTCGACGGGCGCAGCCATGCCACCGCGTGTGTGCGGGGAAGACGGCGGAACGAGAAACGTGCGCAGGTCGTCGGCAGGTCGCTCGATAAAGGTGGTGCTGTAGGCCACGTCGATGCGCACCTCCTCGACCTCCGGCGGCGTGTAGCCGTGGTTTTCGAGCCATGTCGGTGTTCGACTCGTCCGGCCAGTGGCATCCACGACCAGATCCGCGGTGATCTCCGTCTGCTCACTACCTTCACGGAGTACCACGCCTTCCACGGCCGTCCCGGTATCGTCGAGGAGGTAGTCGGTGACCTGGCAGCCCGAGCGGATGTGAACGCCGTCGAGATTGGAAACATGCTCTCTGACTACCTGCTCGATCAACGGTCGAGTTGCGGAGTACGTCTCCATCGGAGTTGAACCGTGGGCGAGGAAGTCTCCCTCGCCGTAGAAATTCACATCGCTGGCGAAATCGACGACAACGCCTCCAGCGGCGATGAGATCCTCTCCGAACCCGGGGAACAGGTCCTCCAACGTTGCCCGTCCGGCTTCGAGCAGCGCGTGGGGATGTGCGCCTTGCGGCACTCCTCGGCGTACAACTGGCTCGGTTGGAAGGTAATCTCGTTCGATGATCGTGACTTCAGTAAATCTGTCAGCTAGAATGCGACCTGCGAGCAGGCCAGCTATACTCGCTCCACTCACCACCGCTTTCTCACGACTTTCAGGCAGTTGATCGCCGTTGTACCGCGGAACGGTTGCTAAGGTCATGATGAAGTCACTACGACTTCGAGGGATAGGTAGTCAGCTAGTGATTATCACGCACCCAGTGGCCAACTTTCATCGTCTGCAATGACGTTTGTGGCCATTGAAATGCCTCCAGATACCCATTCATCTGGTCAATAATGTTCGTCTGGGTTGGAGGTGTCACCCAGCGTAGCGTACAACAAGAGGTTCATCTACGCCAGCACCTCGTCGATCATGCCCTGTGCGTTGAATCGCTTGGCAACCTCTCGAACAATGAACGCACCCGAGCCGATGCCATGTATCACGTGAAACCGGGAAAAGGCCATGTTATTCAATAGCCTCTAATTCACAGCTACTAGTAGTTCAGTATGAGCCCGAACTCACCTTCTACCATCAATGCGTCCGTATTATCTAGTTCGAGGACCATCGATATCCTTCATATCGAAGACGATCAGAGGTTTGCGGATCTTGTTGCTACGTTCCTCGAACGTGAACGCGAGAGCTTTGCTATACATACTGAGACAGATCCTCAGGACGCGCTCACCACGCTCCGAGACAGTGCCACCCAGTTTGACTGCATCGTCAGCGACTACGACATGCCCAAATTGAACGGTCTTGAGGTCCTCCAACACGTCCGAGAAGGAAATCCCGATCTTCCGTTTATCCTCTTCACTGGGAAAGGGTCTGAAGAGATTGCGAGTGAAGCGATCACTGCGGGCGTCACGGAGTACCTGCAAAAGGGCGGTGGCACCGAACAGTACCAGGTACTCGCTAACCGCATCCAGAACGCTGTCGAACGCTACTGGGCCGAACGATACCTTGACCGCGGACTCAAAGCTATCGAAACCGCTCATGACGGGATTGCCATCCTAAGCGAAGATGGTTACATCGAGTACCTGAACTCAACGTACGCCGAGTTACTCGGGTACGAACGTGACGAACTCATTGGAATTCACTGGGAGACGCTCTACCGTGATGAAGACATTGATGATATCTATGATGTGTTGCTACCTGCTGCTAGGGACGGTCGCTGGCACGGCCATACGTCGTTCGTCCGGAAGAATAGAACTGTGATCAAGCTTGAACACACCCTCTCGTACACAGACGACGGCTCACTCATCTGTACGCTCTCGAATCCGACCACTGACGAGTCCACCGAATCGGAACTGTCAGTGCGAGAACGAGCGATGAACGAAGCATCTGTCGGCATCACCCTCACCAACCCTCATGCCGAGGATAACCCGATCATCTACGCGAACGACGAGTTCACCGCTCTCACCGGCTACGAGAGGGATGAGGTACTCGGGCGGAACTGCCGGTTCCTCCAGGGCGAGCAAACAAGCGAAGAACCAGTGGCCGAACTTCGGGACGCAGTCGAGAACAGGGAGACTGTCACTGTCGAACTTCGGAACTACCGCGCAGACGGCACTGAATTCTGGAACCGAATCCGTATCGCACCACTCTTTGACGACAACGGCGATATCGAGTATTTCGTCGGCTTCCAGGATGACGTGACGGAAAAGAAAACGCAGGAAACGCAGTTACGTTCACAGACTGCACGGCTCGAAGCACTTTTTGAACACTCCCCGGACATGATTGCCATCCACGACGCTAATGGCATCATCTGCGATGTCAACCAACGCATGTGCACGGAACTCGGCTATACGGAAGACGAAGTTATCGGGAAACCCGTCTGGGAGCTCGACACGTCCTCCGACCCGGATCGTGCACGGTCGTTCTGGGAGGGCTTACCGACAAACACTCCACAACGGTTCGAAGGGGAACTCAAACGGAAGGACGGAACGACAGTTTCCGTTGAAGTTCATCTCATCCGTCTCGATCTGGACGGCAAAGACCGGTTCGTGGCGATGGACCGCGACATCACCGAACAAAAGAAACAACAAGAAGAACTTGTCGATCAGAATGAACGTTTAGATCGATTTACGAGTATTGTCAGTCATGATCTCCGGAACCCTATCCAACTCGCACAGGGAAGGCTTGACTTACTCCAAGAAGAGTGTGACAGCACTCACATCGCGGATATCGAGCACGCACTCGATCGAATGGATTCGCTCACTAAAGATTTGCTCACGCTCGCACGAGTCGGTGATGATGCAATAGAGATCGAACAGGTGGCAGTCGATGGAATTCTTCAAGAGTGTTGGGACACTGTGGCAACGAAAGACGCAACGCTCGCTGTCGAAACGGATCGTATAGTTGCGGCTGATCGGGATCAACTCAAGCAATTATTCGAGAATCTATTCCGGAACGCGATTGAACATGCCGGTGAGAGCGTAACAGTGACTGTCGGCGAGACAGCCGACGGATTCTATGTCGAGGATGATGGTCCAGGAATTCCGGAATCAGCGTACGACGAGATTTTTGAAGCCGGATACACGACGGTAGAGAACGGAACTGGATTCGGACTAAACATTGTCTCCCGCGTCGTAGATGCACATGACTGGACGATTGCAATTACGGAGCGATCCGAAGGTGGCGCTCGATTCGAAATTAATACTTAAAAAAGCGGTTGCGAAGAGGGTTCATTTTCGGTTGAGCGGTTATCATTGCTGATTCTCAATGTGAATATAATAACAATACCAACAGGTTAATAGTATATCAGTTCAAACCCGGAATTGGCGAGGAATAAGATTCGGTTGTTGTCAGACTGAATCTGTCCGACTCTGAGACATACGGTCCTCGCCTCTCGAGATCGGCCACCTGCAGTCAATAGCCAGCTTGTGTCCCGATCTCGAGCCCTCCCCGATTGACACACCAGATGGGGGAAGGGAGCTCCACCACCAACTCCTCGTTGGTGGTATTCTTAACGAATGCCTATCAAATTTGACATAACTATATTATTCAATTCTTAATAATAATTTATTATGATAATAAGTTAATTTTTCTATAAATAGAATGTAAATTCTTTCTTAGGGATGAGCTGGGATTGTGAGATTTACTTAGCAGGATTAAGGCGCTAAGCCCCCATCCTCACGGAGCGAGCGCAAGCGAGCGAGTAGGGTGGGGTAATTCACTAACTCGGTAACCATGATACCTCAAGTAGGCGGACGACGAACGAACAGTATAGGTTCTGGACGATGACTGCAATCGATATCAACTGCGATATGGGCGAGAGCTTCGGCAACTGGACCATGGGGCGCGACGCCGAGGTGATGCCGTATATCACCTCTGCGAACATCGCTGGCGGCTATCACGCAGGTGATCCACACGTTATGCGTGAAACCGTCACGCTCGCTGCGGAATACGATGTCGGGATCGGTATCCATCCCGGCCTCCCAGACAAGATGGGGTTCGGTCGCCGGTCGATGGACGCGACGCCCGAGGAAGTGCGCGACTACGTCGTCTACCAGTTGGGTGCGCTGATGGCATTCGCGAATCGTCACGGAGCGAGCGTCCAGCACGTCAAACCTCACGGTGCGATGTACTCGATGCTCTCCGAGAGTGAAGCTCACTGCCGTGCCGTCATGGAAGCTCTTCTCGAGGTCGATCCTAGTCTCGTCTATTTGGCAACCGATATGAACATCTACGAGGTCGCCCAGGAGTACGACGAGTTAGACGCCGTCTTCGAAGGGTACGTCGACCTCGACTACAACCCCGACCGCACGCTGATCGTCGAGAAAGAAGTTGAACCGAAAGATCCGGACTTGGTCGCAGATCGGGTCATTTCCATCGCGACACGGGGCGAAGTCGAGGCTGTCGACGGAACAGTAATCGACGTTCCCGCGTCGTCGATCTGTATCCACGGTGACGGGCCGAACTCGGTTGAACTACTCGAGACGATCCACGAACGACTCGAGGCCGAAGGGATCGAACTAGCTCGCCTCGACGAATTGGTGTGAACGACCCCCCTACTGCGTCGTTCGATCGGAGATCGTCCCATTGGGCGGTGCCATCCGCCTACTCAGACTGATTTAGCCCTTCGAACTGTTGATCAAGATATTTCGTCGTGTGGTCGCTCTCGATGAACACGTCGTCCTCGATAACTGCGAGGTGAAACGGAATCGTTGTTGAGATCCCCTCTATCTGTGTCTCCCCGAGAACTCGCTTGCTGCGTTCGAGTACCTCCTGACGGTCCTGTGCGGTAACAATAAATTTCCCAACGAGTGAATCGTAGAACGGACTGATCCTGTCGCCCTCGTTGACACCGTCGTCGACGCGGACTCCCATTCCTGTAGGTGGTCGATACGTTTCGAGCGTTCCCGGTGTCGGATTGAACTCCTCGTAGGGATCTTCGGCGTTGATACGGAACTCCATCGCAACACCTCGTGGGTTGACTTCGGACTGGTCGAAAGATAGTTCCTCACCTGCAGCGACGCGGAACTGTTCTTTGACGATATCGATGCCCGTCACCGCTTCGGTGACCGTGTGTTCGACTTGGATCCGAGCGTTTACCTCGAGGAAGTAGAAGTCACCGTCCTCGTAGAGAAACTCGACGGTGCCGGCACTGCTGTAACCGGCTTCGGCAACCCCCGATCTGGCGGCTTCACAAAGCTCCTCTCGCGTCTCTTCGTCGAGGACAGGCGAGGGCGTTTCCTCGATGAGTTTCTGCTGACGACGCTGCACCGAGCAGTCGCGTTCGTAGAGATGGCGGACGGTCCCGTGGCTGTCACCGATGACCTGAACCTCAATATGGCGTGGATTCTCGAGGAATCGCTCGACGTAGACAGCGTCGTTGTCGAAGTACGCTTCGCCCTCACGTTTGGCGTTCGTGAACGCCTCCTCGGCTTCTTCGGGGCCTGTGACGATTTTCAGCCCGCGACCGCCGCCACCGCCGTCCGCCTTGATCGCGACCGGGTAGCCGTGTTCGTCGGCGAATGCCTTCA
Proteins encoded:
- a CDS encoding LamB/YcsF family protein, with translation MTAIDINCDMGESFGNWTMGRDAEVMPYITSANIAGGYHAGDPHVMRETVTLAAEYDVGIGIHPGLPDKMGFGRRSMDATPEEVRDYVVYQLGALMAFANRHGASVQHVKPHGAMYSMLSESEAHCRAVMEALLEVDPSLVYLATDMNIYEVAQEYDELDAVFEGYVDLDYNPDRTLIVEKEVEPKDPDLVADRVISIATRGEVEAVDGTVIDVPASSICIHGDGPNSVELLETIHERLEAEGIELARLDELV
- a CDS encoding acetyl-CoA carboxylase biotin carboxylase subunit; its protein translation is MIDKVLVANRGEIAVRVVQAANELGIETVAVYSDADETAKHVRRADEAAHVGSSVAGKSYLDQESLLDAAAETGAEAIHPGYGFLAENESFARRVEESEFIWIGPPSDVMADFGEKTKARAIMDAAGVPIVPGTDEPIDDPDQVKAFADEHGYPVAIKADGGGGGRGLKIVTGPEEAEEAFTNAKREGEAYFDNDAVYVERFLENPRHIEVQVIGDSHGTVRHLYERDCSVQRRQQKLIEETPSPVLDEETREELCEAARSGVAEAGYSSAGTVEFLYEDGDFYFLEVNARIQVEHTVTEAVTGIDIVKEQFRVAAGEELSFDQSEVNPRGVAMEFRINAEDPYEEFNPTPGTLETYRPPTGMGVRVDDGVNEGDRISPFYDSLVGKFIVTAQDRQEVLERSKRVLGETQIEGISTTIPFHLAVIEDDVFIESDHTTKYLDQQFEGLNQSE
- a CDS encoding SLC13 family permease translates to MGDRFDVRGMSKTELFSWQSLGLLTAAIVLALGVTSSPPAALTLEGQRTLAVFLSALVLWLTRPVPYVVSSILSVTLLFALGAIDSFGAATTGFTSTLVFFLLLLLLLGDATTSVGLDRQLARRLLSANSTPRRALHSVAGSVLALAFVMPSAMARAVTFIPIVKRLAGGLGSDTDGGFESAAFLVLGHVNPIASMALMTGGGMALVTSEIVATSVRPITWVDWAVLMLPPTILLYTLAVLCAGLFALVDEDVTIQTDDTARLETDGDGTARLTRDQRLVGTVLLGAIVSWIVGSFVGFPTVLPAVAAVVVLSIPSVGVITAEDISEVSWGIVFLIGAMLSILDAMEATGAITAVVDGLTGWVPFAALAQWQIVAVLILIAIGIRILFSTASAAIVVVLPIVLEFASVFGINQLFLALTVLLVVGSTTVLPFNTTAVLVSMDRGPLSHRDVASFGLVTMALSVAVATVSWLVYWPLVV
- a CDS encoding helix-turn-helix domain-containing protein, coding for MAKLQETLDDVRSIELDNAFYVEDGTWIESLTVASNTEFDPETVLEEISGVSLFYSSKIPTASEELEIRRLTILANESYPFILSLILRQEAIPNRIVLQNDVFEIVATTRDWDQFRSMADEVQETLGEFELLSVTQNEEPGEPLDSGRLTEVLVSKLTSDQLEVLETAYNHGYFDVPRETSETDLADELGITQSTINERLRTAERTLLELIYGPRE
- a CDS encoding PAS domain S-box protein, encoding MSPNSPSTINASVLSSSRTIDILHIEDDQRFADLVATFLERERESFAIHTETDPQDALTTLRDSATQFDCIVSDYDMPKLNGLEVLQHVREGNPDLPFILFTGKGSEEIASEAITAGVTEYLQKGGGTEQYQVLANRIQNAVERYWAERYLDRGLKAIETAHDGIAILSEDGYIEYLNSTYAELLGYERDELIGIHWETLYRDEDIDDIYDVLLPAARDGRWHGHTSFVRKNRTVIKLEHTLSYTDDGSLICTLSNPTTDESTESELSVRERAMNEASVGITLTNPHAEDNPIIYANDEFTALTGYERDEVLGRNCRFLQGEQTSEEPVAELRDAVENRETVTVELRNYRADGTEFWNRIRIAPLFDDNGDIEYFVGFQDDVTEKKTQETQLRSQTARLEALFEHSPDMIAIHDANGIICDVNQRMCTELGYTEDEVIGKPVWELDTSSDPDRARSFWEGLPTNTPQRFEGELKRKDGTTVSVEVHLIRLDLDGKDRFVAMDRDITEQKKQQEELVDQNERLDRFTSIVSHDLRNPIQLAQGRLDLLQEECDSTHIADIEHALDRMDSLTKDLLTLARVGDDAIEIEQVAVDGILQECWDTVATKDATLAVETDRIVAADRDQLKQLFENLFRNAIEHAGESVTVTVGETADGFYVEDDGPGIPESAYDEIFEAGYTTVENGTGFGLNIVSRVVDAHDWTIAITERSEGGARFEINT
- a CDS encoding FAD-dependent oxidoreductase yields the protein MTLATVPRYNGDQLPESREKAVVSGASIAGLLAGRILADRFTEVTIIERDYLPTEPVVRRGVPQGAHPHALLEAGRATLEDLFPGFGEDLIAAGGVVVDFASDVNFYGEGDFLAHGSTPMETYSATRPLIEQVVREHVSNLDGVHIRSGCQVTDYLLDDTGTAVEGVVLREGSEQTEITADLVVDATGRTSRTPTWLENHGYTPPEVEEVRIDVAYSTTFIERPADDLRTFLVPPSSPHTRGGMAAPVEGNRWVVSVHGVHGDHPPTDSEGLVEFAANLLTPEVRHLLDDHRQVSTDIEYYPFPTNRRYRYGDLDRFPDGLVVIGDAIASFNPIYGQGMSVAALEALELHQALARDGLEDLPPRFFDRAEEVIDMAWLLAAGSDFAFPQTTGPKPFGTDLISWYLTRLIHKAHTDSTLSSAFFRVLTMEQPPTTLLRPRKMWRVFNPISRAP